A stretch of DNA from Clostridium sp. JN-9:
CTGCTGACGTAAGTTTCCCTAATCTTATAGATACAATAGTATTAAAAATGAAAAATATAGGACTTATAGATAAATTGGCTGAAAGTTTTAAAGATAAGAGAAAACAAAATAAACATATTCCATTTCATATACTTATTGCGTTAGCAATTACAGCAAAGATGAAGCTTAAAACCAGCTTGACAGATGTCGCCTTTGCTGTGACTGATGGTGAGTTATTATCTGAACTAGGATGGAATATGTGGGATACCAATAAAAACCTTGAAGAAGGGTTATTCGCCGAAGGCGTTATGAGAAATTTAATTCAAAAATATGATGCTGAGGAATTTATAGAGTCTTATAATAATTATGTCCAAAATGTAGTTATGCCATCTCTTAACATAGCTCCATCTATACATATTCTTGATTGCACTAAAATACATGTGAATTTAGATAATGTAAATTATGAAAATTCTGAAACTATAAAAGATGATGGAAAAGTGATTCGTGGTTATAAAATGGGAACATTAAGAGGTCTTATGGATGATTCGGGAATTATAGAAGAGATAGTTTTTGATTCTATAAAGCCTCATGATTTAGAACTTTGTAGAAATATGATTTTAAAAAGTAAATGTTTAAAAGGTGGAGATATTCTCATAAATGACAGGGGATTTATTTCTCGTGATGTTATTAATTTTTTGAAGGTTGAAAAGCAAGTGGATACATATGTACCTGCAAAAAAGAACATGACAATATACCAAGAAGCTGTAAAAATAGCAATCTCCGAAGACAAGTGGCAAAAACACCCTAACAGGAAAAGGAAAACTCAAGAAATACACCTGGTTAAGGATCTAGGTATGATGTGGCAAAGTAATACACCGGATAAAGATGTTGACTTGTGCGCCTGTGTCGTTCATGATAAAAAAGATAATGAATACTATGTATTTTTAACCACAGACACAAATAAAACTGCAAAACAAATAATAAATACTTATGAACTAAGACCAGAAATTGAAGAAGACTATAGACAAATAAAAGACTTTTGGAAATTAGAAGATTTTAAGAGTACAAAATATAATTTTATAACTTTTCATATAGTTATGACACTCATTGGCTACATGTATTTTCAACTATTCAAAAACATGGAGGAGGGAAATAAGTATTCAGGCAAGTCCCTCCCTGTAATTATTAAGAATTATAAAGAAGATAAGCAAAAGTCAGTTATAATATATTCTGGTCAATATTTTGGCGTATTTTCCTTTATTGAATTTATTCAATTGTATGCTGGCTGCTCCGCAGAGGTAAGGAAACTTCTTGATCCAACCTTGGCTTTAGTATAGCAGGGTTGGAGGGCTACGCCCAAATTACGAATTGAAGGATTATAAACCATTTTTACTATACATATCTGATATAATATTTATATAATAAAACATTGCAAGGAGTTTTTAAAATGAATGAAAAAGTTTTTACTATTAATAATAAACAAATATATTACATAATTTATAATGGAAAGAAACTGCTGGTGAAAAAAAATAATGAAATTTTAACTCTGCCTGATACAAATGATATAAATACATTAAAAATAAATATAGATAATTCCAGGCCTTTATTTACTAAAAGTAACTTATATTATGAAAAAACTGATGCAGTTAATCTTCTTTATAATTTTAAATTTGTGGATTTAAGGCCTTACATTCCACTAATGGATTACATAACAATGAAATCAGTTTTAAGAGCCCTTCACTTAATTAATTGGAATAATTCTAATATATTCTGCGGAAAATGCGGTTCAAGGCTTGAAGATAAAAAGGATGAAACAGCAAAAATATGCCCTGACTGTGGGAATATTATATATCCAACTATCTGCCCTGCAACTATTACTGCAATTACCAAAGACCATAAAATTTTATTAGCACACAATAACAATTTCAGTAATGATATTCATAGTGTTATTGCAGGATTTGTAGAACCTGGTGAAAATTTTGAAGATTGTGTTAAAAGAGAAATCTATGAAGAGGTAGGAATCCGTGTTAAAAACATAAAATATTTTGGAAGTCAGCCTTGGCCTTTTCCCTTCTCCCTTATGACAGCATTTACTGCTGAATATGAAAGCGGTGATATTAAAGTAGATGGAATTGAAATAGGACATGCTGATTGGTATAGTAAAGATAACCTGCCTCAAATTCCAAGGAAGGGTTCCATAAGCAGAGATTTAATTGACAACTGGCTTAAAAATATTTAAAAGATAAAAGTTTATGCTTTGAGCTTTTTAGCTAAGCATAAACTTTTGTATATTGATTAATGATTCAACTTTCTGTATTCCTTTCTTTCTACCCTTTTAGGCAGTATAGAAGAACCTGGCCCTCTTTTAGTAACTTCATCTTCAGCAATGCCTAATTCTCTGGCTATAAGTGCTCTTACCCTTGGCTGACAGAAGTTACCCTGACACTGCCCCATACCTGCTCTTGTTCTTCTTTTTATGGCATCAATTGATTTTACATATATTCCTCTGTGAAGTGCATCTACAATTTCTGCTTCAGTTACAGTCTCACATCTGCAGATAATATGTTTTTCAGGTATTTGAGAATTTATATCTCCTTTAAAATTTTTATCCTTTTTAACTATAATAGGCTTCCTATATGGATCAAAATTATCATTTTTTATTAATTCAAGCCCTGAATTTTTTAATATATCTACTACCATTTTTGCAATGGCTGGTGATGATGTTAAGCCTGGAGAGTCAATACCAGCTACATTTATAAATCCCTTTACCTCAGTTTCTTCTATAATGAAGTCCTTTCTGGTATTTGTTGGTCTTACCCCTGCAAATGATGTTATTGCATGGCTTAAGTTAAATCCTTTTATGGACTTTTCTGCTGCAGCTAAAATATACCTTAGTGTTTCTTCATCAGTTGTTACATCATCTTTTTCAGCAACCTGCTGAGCATCAGGACCAAGCATTAAATTGCCATGATAAGTAGTTGTAACAAGAATACCCTTTCCTTTTTTAGTTGGAACCTGAAACACAACACTATTAACTAAATAGGACTGATCCTTACTGAATAAAATATATTCTCCTCTTCTTGGTATTATCTTAAAATTTGAAACCCCAGCCATTTCAGAAACTTCATCACTTCTTACTCCTGCTGCATTTATTAAATATTTAGTTTCAAATAATCCATTATTTGTTTTAACTTTAAAAATGCTGCCTTGTTTTTCAATGCCGGTAGCCTCTGTGTTAAGCCTTAAGTCAACTCCATTTTTAACTGCATTTTCTGCAAGGGCAATTACAAATTCATAGGGAGATGTTACCCCTGCATTTTTACAGTATAAAGCATACTTAACATCTTTATTAATATATGGTTCCATTTCAATAACTTTTTCTCTGCCTATTATCTCCATGCCTTCCACTCCATTTGCCAGGCCATATTCATAAAGTTTTTTTAGATGTGCTTTATCTTCTTCTGAAAAACCAATAACCAGAGAACCAGTTTGTCTATATCCAAAGTTTAATTCCTTATCTAATTGCTCGTACATTCTATTTCCTTTGACACATAGCTTTGCCTTTAAAGTGCCTGGCTCATCGTCATATCCTCCATGTACAATCCCGCTGTTTGCTTTAGATGCGCCATTGCTCACATCATCTGACTTATCAATAATGCAGACCTTCAATTTATATTTTGACAGTTCCCTTGCGATATTAGTACCAACAACTCCAGCACCAATAATTAAAACATCATACATTATAACCCTCCCGTATTCCCTTTTATAATAGTATTTTAACTAAATTATACCATATTATATCCAAATCTTTAAAGATTTTTAAAAGAATAGTACATAATAATAGTATTATATTTTAAGGAGACTATTTATGGATTCATTTAAGTTAAAACTGTTAGCTTGTTTATTTATGTTTATAGATCATGCGGGTTTTATTTTATTTCCTAAAATGATTATTTTAAGATTAATAGGAAGAATGGCATTTCCTCTATTTGCCTGGTTTATAAGTGAAGGATATATACATACAGGGAATTTTAAAAAGTATATACTAAGGTTATCTATATTTGCTATAGCTTTAGAATCTCCATTTATACTATTTAGTTCTTACTTTCAGTCGGCAGGAATAGATACTTTGAATATTTTCTTCACACTTTCTTTAGGGCTTTTAAGTATTTATGCTTATGATAAAGCCGAAAACAATTTGTCAAAAGTACTTTTTCCTGCAATAATAGCATTATCAGCTCAACTTATTAAAGCAGATTATGGATTTTATGGTGTAATAACTATTTTATTATTTTATATATTTAATAATAATTTCTTCAAAACTGCATTATATCAAATTATATTTAATTTAATTTATGCTGGAGCATTAATTTCTTATAATCTTATAAATAACACAGCCATTGATTCATTTGTAATTTTACAGATGTATTCTCTATTTTCACTATTATTTATAAAATTATATAATAAAAAACAGGGTAAAAAGATGAAATACTTTTTCTACATCTTTTACCCTGCACATATTATACTTTTATATTTAATCAGTGAATTATAGCCTATTTCAGCTTCAGCTTAGCTAGTGCATCTGCCAGAGCTGAATTCATTGGAGCATCATTTTCTTTATTAATTTTATTTATATATCTGTTTACTTCTCTTTTGTTAAGCTTACCATCATTTTCTTTAAATCTTTTATTAAATGATGAAAGCTTTTCCCTAAAGGTACAATTTGTGCATACATATATTTGTCCTGCACCCTCACCTCTTAATTCCATTTTTTTATGGCATTCAGGACATCTTACATTAGTGAACCTGCTTAAATTTTCTCTATGTCCGCATTGTCTGTCCTGACATATCAGCATTTTACCATTTTTACTGCTGACCTCCAGCATATATTTCCCGCATACCGGGCATTTCTTTCCAGTTATATTGTCATGAACAAATTTTTCATTGCTCTTTTTTACATCATCAACTATCTTAACAGCATATGACCTCATATTATTAACAAAAGTACCTCCATTGAGTCTTCCCTTACTTATTAACTCTAGCTCTTTCTCCCATTTTGCTGTTAAAAGAGGTGATTTTAAATCCTCAGGTACTAATTCAATGAGCTGCTTTCCCTTAGAAGTTGGAAATATTTCTTTGCCTCTTTTTTCTATATAAAATGTATTATAAAGCTTTTCTATTATGTCAGCTCTTGTTGCAACTGTTCCAAGTCCCCCTGTTTCACCTAAAGTTTTTGAACTTTCTTTATCCATCGCCACAAACTTTTGTGGATTTTCCATGGCAGTAAGTAAAGTACCCTCATTAAACCTAGCAGGTGGTTTTGTTTGAGATTTATTTTTCTTTACAGAAATTAATTTTATGATATCACCTTTTTTAATTGCTGGAAGCATTTGCTCTTTAATATTATCATTTCCTTCATCACTGTCTTCCATATGCTCTCTATCATAAAGTGATCTCCAGCCATTTGATTTAACTACTTTACCCCTGGCAGTAAATACCTCACCTTCAGCCTCTGCTTTTACAGTTATCTGCATATACTCAAAAGGATCCATGAGTACACTTAAAAATCTCTTTATTACTAATTCATAAATATGTCTTTCTTCAATATTTAGATTTGAAATATTAATACTTTCCTCAGTTGGAATTATGGCATGATGATCTGATACTTTACTATCATCTACAAAATTTTTGCTTGGCTTAATTTTATTTCTTAATATTTCTGCAGTAAATCTGCTGTACTGACCAAAGGATACTGCCTTTAATCTTTCAGGTAAAGTGCTGATTACATCCCTTGATATGTATCTTGAATCTGTTCTTGGGTATGTAAGTACTTTATAGTTTTCATATAATCTCTGCATTATTGAAAGAGTCTGCTTTGCAGAATACCCATATAATCTGTTGGCATCCCTTTGTAATTCAGTTAAATCGTAAAGTGCAGGTGAATATCTTTTCTTTTCACTTTCAGTAACCTGGGATATTGTAATATTGTGATTACTTACTTTATTAACAACCTGATCTGCTGTTTCTTCATTAAAAGTACTGCTTTTGCCCTGTTTATCCTGCCACTGAAGTGAAAATTCTTTGGTATAAGCTGTAACACTATAGTAGTCTCTTGGCTTAAATCTTTTAATTTGATCTTCCCTTTCAACAATCATAGCTAATGTAGGTGTCTGCACTCTTCCTGCAGAAAGCTGAGCATTGTGCTTACATGTTAATGCCCTTGTTACATTTAATCCCACAAGCCAGTCTGCCTCAGAACGGCACTGAGCTGACAGGAAAAGATTATCATAATCCTTTGAAGGCTTAAGATTTGCAAATCCCTCATGGATAGCCCTATCCGTTTGAGAGGATATCCAAAGTCTTTTAGTAGGTTTTCTAAAGTGAGCCTTTTCAATAATCCATCTTGCAACTAATTCACCTTCACGTCCTGCATCAGTTGCAATAATAAGCTCATCAATATCCTTTCGTCCAAGCAGAGCTTTTACAGCTGCAAACTGTTTAGATGTCTGCTTAATTACAACCAGCTTCATTGATTTTGGAAGCATAGGCAGATCTTCCATTTTCCAGTTCTTATATTTTTCATCATATACATCAGGATCTGCTAATGTAACTAAGTGGCCAAGTGCCCAGGTAACTATGTATTTGCTTCCAATTAAGCACCCGTTACCCTTTTGATTACATTTTAAAACTTTTGCTAAATCTCTTCCTACAGAAGGTTTTTCGGCTAAAACTAAAATTTTTCCCATTTATTTTCTCCTTTAAATGCTATTTTTCAAGTCCGTACATGTCTTCCACTCTGTCATTCATATATGCTATGGCATCCCTTATACCCTTATTATAAAATGCAGGGCCTATATTTTCAGTAATATATTTTAATAATATAGATGCAGCTAAATCACCTATTTCTTCCTGCCTCTCCTGCATAAAATATTCCTTAATTTCTGAAATAAGGGCCTGTTTTGTTTCCTTGTCTAATTCAATTAAATTTTTATTTCTCATAATGTACCTCTATTTTTCATATAATTCTATTGGTAAATTATCAGGATCGTTAAAAAAAACAAATTTCTTACCAGTTATTTCATCAAATCTAACGGCTTCCACGGTTATATTCCTGCTTTTTAATTCGTCCACAGTGCTTTCAATATTATCAACCTCAAAAGCCAAATGTCTTAAACCACAAGCTTCAGGATAACTTAGCCTTTTCGGTGCATTGGGAAATGAAAATAATTCCACTTGATAATTATCAGCAACTGATAAATCTAATTTGTAGGAGTGCCTTTCTTTCCTATAAGTTTCCTTTATTACCTTAAGGCCTAATATATTTGTGTAAAAATCCTTAGACTTATTGTAATCAGAGCAAATGATGGCTATATGATGGATTTTATTTAATTTCACTATATACCTCCTTTAGAATACTAAATATATACTTCAATTTTTTATTTTATATCAAAAGTCAAAATAAATCCAATTTTAATCTAATGTTTCCATTTACATATTAAACTTTCCGCTGTGTCAACGGCTGCAAATAAGAGCATGCCAAGTATACTTAGTATAACTATACCACTATACATATCCAGGTAATTTACTCTCATCCATGCATCCATTATATAATACCCCATGCCATACTCCGTTCCATAGGTTTCAGTAAAGAACAGCACTGAAATTGCAGTACCCAGTGAAATTCTGATAGTTGTAAGGATTTCTGAAGCAATGTTTGGCATAATTATATTATTAAATATCTGAAATCTGCTGGCACCAAGTGAAATTAAACAATTATATGTTTCATTTGGAATTGACTTTACAGCGTCCCTTGTTGAAATAATTATCTGGAAAACCACTATGAGGAAAATCATAGTTATTTTTGATAATTCACCTAATCCCAGCAGCAGCATTACAACTGGCAGCAATGCTATTTTAGGTACTGGATATGTAAAATAAACTATTGGGCTTAAGACTTTCTCAATAGCTTTATATCTTGCCATTATTAAGCCAATGGACATTCCTATAATTAAAGCAATACATACTCCTGAAAAAACTCTGAACAAGCTGTAAGCAATATGAATAAACATTGCAGAATAAAAGTTAGTTATTATATTGGCATATACTTTTAAAGGATTCTGAATAACTGGAAGCATAACTAACTTAGCTATTATATACCATAAAATATTTACTATAATAAATCCATAAAAAAAGTTTTTAATTTTAGCTTTGATTTTCATTGTTCATTCCTCTTTTTAATGTACTTCTTATTTTGCCTGCAATTTTGTAATATTTTTCATTTTCCATTACATTTTCCATGCAGAATAATGGATTTTCAACATTTTCAATTATGGTTCCAGGTGAAGAACTCATTATAATTATATGCTTTCCAAGGTACAAGGCCTCTTCAACACTATGAGTAATAAACACCGTTGTTATCTTATATTTCTTCCATATATTTAGAAATAAATTTTGAAGGTTTTCCCTTGTTATTGCATCCAATGCAGAAAATGGTTCATCCATAAGTAATATGTCTGGCTTCAGGACTAATGCCCTGGCTATTGCAGCTCTTTGCTTCTGCCCTCCGCTTATTTCCCCTGGATACCTGTTTTTCAGATGCTGAATATTAAGTTCATTCATAATCTTTTCAGCATAGAGCTCATCTTCATGAATGTCCCTGCTTTTGTCCTGGCTGCATTTAATTTTAGCACCTA
This window harbors:
- a CDS encoding transposase, giving the protein MLQLSKNDKDKVLEAIKEGRIDAADVSFPNLIDTIVLKMKNIGLIDKLAESFKDKRKQNKHIPFHILIALAITAKMKLKTSLTDVAFAVTDGELLSELGWNMWDTNKNLEEGLFAEGVMRNLIQKYDAEEFIESYNNYVQNVVMPSLNIAPSIHILDCTKIHVNLDNVNYENSETIKDDGKVIRGYKMGTLRGLMDDSGIIEEIVFDSIKPHDLELCRNMILKSKCLKGGDILINDRGFISRDVINFLKVEKQVDTYVPAKKNMTIYQEAVKIAISEDKWQKHPNRKRKTQEIHLVKDLGMMWQSNTPDKDVDLCACVVHDKKDNEYYVFLTTDTNKTAKQIINTYELRPEIEEDYRQIKDFWKLEDFKSTKYNFITFHIVMTLIGYMYFQLFKNMEEGNKYSGKSLPVIIKNYKEDKQKSVIIYSGQYFGVFSFIEFIQLYAGCSAEVRKLLDPTLALV
- the nudC gene encoding NAD(+) diphosphatase encodes the protein MNEKVFTINNKQIYYIIYNGKKLLVKKNNEILTLPDTNDINTLKINIDNSRPLFTKSNLYYEKTDAVNLLYNFKFVDLRPYIPLMDYITMKSVLRALHLINWNNSNIFCGKCGSRLEDKKDETAKICPDCGNIIYPTICPATITAITKDHKILLAHNNNFSNDIHSVIAGFVEPGENFEDCVKREIYEEVGIRVKNIKYFGSQPWPFPFSLMTAFTAEYESGDIKVDGIEIGHADWYSKDNLPQIPRKGSISRDLIDNWLKNI
- a CDS encoding NAD(P)/FAD-dependent oxidoreductase, coding for MYDVLIIGAGVVGTNIARELSKYKLKVCIIDKSDDVSNGASKANSGIVHGGYDDEPGTLKAKLCVKGNRMYEQLDKELNFGYRQTGSLVIGFSEEDKAHLKKLYEYGLANGVEGMEIIGREKVIEMEPYINKDVKYALYCKNAGVTSPYEFVIALAENAVKNGVDLRLNTEATGIEKQGSIFKVKTNNGLFETKYLINAAGVRSDEVSEMAGVSNFKIIPRRGEYILFSKDQSYLVNSVVFQVPTKKGKGILVTTTYHGNLMLGPDAQQVAEKDDVTTDEETLRYILAAAEKSIKGFNLSHAITSFAGVRPTNTRKDFIIEETEVKGFINVAGIDSPGLTSSPAIAKMVVDILKNSGLELIKNDNFDPYRKPIIVKKDKNFKGDINSQIPEKHIICRCETVTEAEIVDALHRGIYVKSIDAIKRRTRAGMGQCQGNFCQPRVRALIARELGIAEDEVTKRGPGSSILPKRVERKEYRKLNH
- a CDS encoding TraX family protein, which encodes MDSFKLKLLACLFMFIDHAGFILFPKMIILRLIGRMAFPLFAWFISEGYIHTGNFKKYILRLSIFAIALESPFILFSSYFQSAGIDTLNIFFTLSLGLLSIYAYDKAENNLSKVLFPAIIALSAQLIKADYGFYGVITILLFYIFNNNFFKTALYQIIFNLIYAGALISYNLINNTAIDSFVILQMYSLFSLLFIKLYNKKQGKKMKYFFYIFYPAHIILLYLISEL
- a CDS encoding DNA topoisomerase III, which encodes MGKILVLAEKPSVGRDLAKVLKCNQKGNGCLIGSKYIVTWALGHLVTLADPDVYDEKYKNWKMEDLPMLPKSMKLVVIKQTSKQFAAVKALLGRKDIDELIIATDAGREGELVARWIIEKAHFRKPTKRLWISSQTDRAIHEGFANLKPSKDYDNLFLSAQCRSEADWLVGLNVTRALTCKHNAQLSAGRVQTPTLAMIVEREDQIKRFKPRDYYSVTAYTKEFSLQWQDKQGKSSTFNEETADQVVNKVSNHNITISQVTESEKKRYSPALYDLTELQRDANRLYGYSAKQTLSIMQRLYENYKVLTYPRTDSRYISRDVISTLPERLKAVSFGQYSRFTAEILRNKIKPSKNFVDDSKVSDHHAIIPTEESINISNLNIEERHIYELVIKRFLSVLMDPFEYMQITVKAEAEGEVFTARGKVVKSNGWRSLYDREHMEDSDEGNDNIKEQMLPAIKKGDIIKLISVKKNKSQTKPPARFNEGTLLTAMENPQKFVAMDKESSKTLGETGGLGTVATRADIIEKLYNTFYIEKRGKEIFPTSKGKQLIELVPEDLKSPLLTAKWEKELELISKGRLNGGTFVNNMRSYAVKIVDDVKKSNEKFVHDNITGKKCPVCGKYMLEVSSKNGKMLICQDRQCGHRENLSRFTNVRCPECHKKMELRGEGAGQIYVCTNCTFREKLSSFNKRFKENDGKLNKREVNRYINKINKENDAPMNSALADALAKLKLK
- a CDS encoding DUF2164 domain-containing protein codes for the protein MRNKNLIELDKETKQALISEIKEYFMQERQEEIGDLAASILLKYITENIGPAFYNKGIRDAIAYMNDRVEDMYGLEK
- a CDS encoding VOC family protein — protein: MKLNKIHHIAIICSDYNKSKDFYTNILGLKVIKETYRKERHSYKLDLSVADNYQVELFSFPNAPKRLSYPEACGLRHLAFEVDNIESTVDELKSRNITVEAVRFDEITGKKFVFFNDPDNLPIELYEK
- a CDS encoding ABC transporter permease is translated as MKIKAKIKNFFYGFIIVNILWYIIAKLVMLPVIQNPLKVYANIITNFYSAMFIHIAYSLFRVFSGVCIALIIGMSIGLIMARYKAIEKVLSPIVYFTYPVPKIALLPVVMLLLGLGELSKITMIFLIVVFQIIISTRDAVKSIPNETYNCLISLGASRFQIFNNIIMPNIASEILTTIRISLGTAISVLFFTETYGTEYGMGYYIMDAWMRVNYLDMYSGIVILSILGMLLFAAVDTAESLICKWKH
- a CDS encoding ABC transporter ATP-binding protein is translated as MIEIKNLTVKYNDRNNEVTALNNINISIKKGDIYVFIGPSGCVKSTLLHVLSGIIKDYRGSVLLGNGEIDVRKQIIGLVQQNYGLLPWKTVYNNIILGAKIKCSQDKSRDIHEDELYAEKIMNELNIQHLKNRYPGEISGGQKQRAAIARALVLKPDILLMDEPFSALDAITRENLQNLFLNIWKKYKITTVFITHSVEEALYLGKHIIIMSSSPGTIIENVENPLFCMENVMENEKYYKIAGKIRSTLKRGMNNENQS